Proteins encoded by one window of Porphyromonas vaginalis:
- a CDS encoding YeiH family protein has translation MTKAISRPSGGFWCGLLLMAAFAGVAVLLAQLPLFKETLRISPLIISVLIGMIYANTLRHKLNPAWVPGLAFSSKRILRLAIVFYTFRLTLADIYEAGATAFIYDLIIVTSVILLGVLIGRWLKMDRDTAILTASGSAICGAAAVLGTEPVLGASSEKTVVAVATVVLFGTLSMFLYPLVHATGWLGLTDHQMAIYTGGTLHEVAHVAGAGGAMGEAIASTATITKMIRVILLAPFLLILTSVLHRGGRGGGATAQRKVSIPWFAIWFLIMICVNTLIGYLAEQQGVSDLYGQVCGGIRWADDFGLCMAMAALGSDASFARFRKAGGKPFLLAGALYLWLTIGGYCLIRLIG, from the coding sequence ATGACAAAAGCAATCTCACGCCCCTCAGGGGGGTTCTGGTGTGGGCTACTTCTGATGGCAGCCTTCGCCGGCGTAGCTGTGCTACTAGCGCAGTTGCCACTCTTTAAGGAGACGCTCCGTATCTCTCCACTTATCATAAGCGTCCTAATAGGCATGATCTATGCCAATACGCTACGGCACAAGCTCAATCCCGCTTGGGTACCTGGGCTAGCCTTCTCATCGAAACGTATCTTGCGCCTGGCGATCGTCTTCTACACTTTTCGCCTTACGCTGGCAGACATCTACGAGGCGGGAGCTACGGCCTTCATCTATGATCTCATCATCGTCACCTCGGTGATCCTCCTCGGGGTACTCATCGGACGCTGGCTCAAGATGGATCGCGACACTGCCATCCTAACTGCTTCGGGTAGTGCCATCTGCGGAGCCGCAGCCGTGCTGGGCACCGAGCCTGTGCTGGGAGCCAGCTCGGAGAAGACGGTCGTAGCCGTCGCTACGGTGGTGCTCTTTGGTACGCTCAGCATGTTTCTCTATCCACTCGTTCATGCGACAGGGTGGCTCGGGCTGACGGATCACCAGATGGCTATCTACACTGGGGGTACGCTCCACGAGGTGGCTCACGTGGCGGGCGCTGGCGGTGCTATGGGTGAGGCAATAGCCTCGACAGCGACCATCACGAAGATGATCCGTGTGATCCTCTTGGCTCCCTTCCTACTGATTCTCACCTCCGTCCTGCATCGTGGCGGGCGTGGCGGAGGAGCTACGGCGCAGCGCAAGGTGTCGATACCTTGGTTCGCCATCTGGTTTCTCATCATGATCTGCGTCAATACGCTCATCGGCTACCTTGCTGAGCAGCAGGGTGTGAGCGATCTCTATGGTCAGGTCTGTGGCGGCATCCGCTGGGCGGACGATTTCGGACTCTGTATGGCCATGGCGGCGCTCGGTAGTGATGCGTCGTTTGCTCGCTTTAGAAAGGCTGGTGGCAAGCCCTTCCTGCTAGCGGGTGCGCTCTATCTGTGGCTCACCATCGGGGGCTACTGCCTGATCCGCTTGATAGGGTAG
- the lpdA gene encoding dihydrolipoyl dehydrogenase, whose translation MTYDLIIIGGGPAGYTAAERAARGGLQTLLIEERALGGVCLNEGCIPTKTLLYSAKVWQTVQSAAKYGVTCTPEQIDPAKVISRKNKVVRKLVAGIRARMKDAGVTVVTEHATVTAHNSDDTYTVTAAGETYTAKHLLLCTGSETVIPPIPGVEEGHYITHREALDSKELPASIVIIGGGVIGMEFAAYYNEMGVTVSVVEMLPEIINGMDSELAALLREEYTKRGIKFYLQHKVTHLYADGVEVEYEGETFKVEGEQVMLSVGRRPVTSSFEALLSQGLELERRGVKTDEYLRTSLPNLYAAGDVNGHSLLAHTAVREAEVAVDHILGRKINPMSYRAIPGVVYTHPEIAGVGFTEDALKNGDKVYTKLMLPMSYSGRFVAENEMASGFCKVLVNPEGKILGVHMLGNPCSELIVTAGLAIERGMTAHELSEIIFPHPSVAEILKETLETFPRTH comes from the coding sequence ATGACATACGATCTGATCATCATCGGTGGAGGACCTGCGGGCTACACAGCTGCTGAGCGTGCTGCTCGTGGCGGACTGCAGACGCTGCTCATCGAGGAGCGTGCGCTCGGAGGCGTCTGCCTCAACGAAGGGTGCATCCCTACGAAGACGCTCCTGTACTCGGCTAAAGTTTGGCAGACGGTACAGAGTGCCGCTAAGTATGGCGTCACTTGTACGCCAGAGCAGATAGACCCTGCCAAGGTTATCTCTAGAAAGAACAAAGTCGTGCGCAAACTCGTCGCTGGTATTCGTGCACGTATGAAAGATGCTGGCGTGACCGTGGTCACGGAGCATGCAACTGTCACAGCGCACAATAGTGACGACACCTATACCGTCACGGCAGCTGGTGAGACCTATACGGCTAAGCATCTACTCCTCTGCACAGGCTCAGAGACGGTTATCCCGCCTATACCAGGTGTCGAGGAGGGGCACTACATTACCCACCGAGAGGCATTGGACAGCAAGGAGCTTCCCGCCTCGATCGTCATCATCGGTGGTGGCGTCATCGGCATGGAGTTCGCAGCTTACTACAACGAGATGGGCGTGACCGTCTCTGTGGTTGAGATGCTCCCCGAGATCATCAATGGAATGGACAGCGAGCTGGCTGCACTCCTGCGTGAGGAGTACACGAAGCGTGGCATCAAGTTCTACCTCCAGCACAAGGTGACGCATCTCTATGCCGATGGCGTAGAGGTCGAGTACGAGGGTGAGACCTTTAAGGTAGAGGGCGAGCAAGTGATGCTCTCCGTGGGTCGTCGTCCTGTGACCAGCTCCTTCGAGGCCTTGCTCAGCCAAGGGCTCGAGCTAGAGCGTCGAGGCGTCAAGACTGACGAATACCTCCGTACCTCGCTCCCCAACCTCTATGCTGCGGGCGATGTCAATGGGCACTCGCTCCTAGCCCATACGGCTGTGCGTGAGGCAGAGGTAGCGGTGGACCATATCCTCGGCCGTAAGATCAATCCGATGAGCTACCGTGCCATTCCAGGGGTCGTCTACACGCATCCCGAGATAGCGGGCGTAGGCTTCACCGAAGACGCACTAAAGAATGGAGACAAGGTCTATACGAAGCTGATGCTCCCGATGAGCTACTCAGGTCGCTTTGTTGCCGAAAACGAGATGGCTTCAGGATTTTGCAAAGTCCTTGTCAACCCCGAGGGCAAGATACTCGGTGTGCACATGCTAGGCAATCCTTGTAGCGAACTGATCGTCACTGCTGGGCTAGCCATCGAGCGTGGCATGACAGCGCACGAGCTGAGCGAAATCATTTTCCCGCACCCCTCTGTGGCTGAGATCCTCAAGGAGACGCTGGAGACCTTTCCCCGTACACACTAG
- a CDS encoding protein O-mannosyl-transferase family, producing MQQNWRLYNLLNNVVGWVTFVIAAVVYLMTIGPSASLWDCPEFTLSAFKLEVGHPPGAPIYMLVYNVAAHLAPRPELAGLYTNALSGLLSAGTILLLFWSITHLVRRVLLPGASPCAKQLIPEGVTPVPTLAQTILIMGSGLVGALLYTFTDTFWYSAVESEVYAFSSFLTALVFWLMLKWSDRADNDRSDRWIVLIAYVMGLSIGVHLLNLLCIPAMALIYYFRKHDTLTFKGIVTTLIVSFVLIAVIMFGIMQGVVAFGGTIDRWVVNGLKMPYNSGFYLYLAVLMVVLVGSLTLYQRGERGRSLIISSFILSWCLIGIPYFGGAVWLGVIVTIALAIYLFQNRKVSLQMLHTAQMCMLVIMIGFSSYGVILVRSLAGTPMNQNEPNTALAIKSYINREQYGAIPHLYSATYVARPIAMEEGSPVYAPKVKSNPNEPDEYVKIYSQPKVKYAEDSKMLFPRMYSPQPEHISGYNSWVDRNPDDMSKPSMADNLKYLLRYQVNYMYWRYFGWNFIGRQNDLQGDGGMLKGGVLTGYSFIDQIALGKTKDLPDQLRNNKGRNAYYLLPLLLGFLGIAFQVTRRKKGMQAFWITLALFFMTGLAIILYINQTPGQPRERDYAYAGSFYAFAIWIGFGVAGLYELLSRAKLKPVLTASIVSVLGLIVPIQMASENWDDHDRSGRVLASDFGYNYLISCDPNAVLLCFGDNDTFPLWYAQEVEGVRTDVKVSNLSYLQSEWYGKHMLRHSYEAQPIPNKYMTPAFFVTNSYALIRPTSAVPMPFDQAMKEATKIVPQGQAQMPTDKVLLPVDSAAVAKQFPQLQGLPMPESMVLSLEGKSAVTRDQLFVLDMLGAAEWQRPIMWVSSAPQNIFANQRQYMSYVGMAQRFNPTTVAGTPYEVDVERLYDLVMHQYRYFNANDPDIYFDENIRRNISYYYRSRVFATLGQALLRQGDTKRAQEVLTKCAEVISPKAVPYDMTDVALADAYYRADMPKQGDEILRALYRDTAQLLYWVSQQRPRHQLALINDSMVRYSLVTLMDLLRIDMLWGRNLSAEYEPMLKQALPTFGGSLEALKEVTAQQLDQRLSDIVNQ from the coding sequence ATGCAACAGAACTGGCGACTGTACAATCTGCTGAACAACGTAGTGGGCTGGGTGACCTTTGTCATCGCAGCGGTGGTCTACCTGATGACCATCGGTCCCTCAGCGAGTCTGTGGGACTGCCCCGAGTTTACCTTATCGGCCTTTAAGCTGGAGGTGGGTCACCCACCTGGTGCGCCGATCTACATGCTTGTGTACAATGTCGCTGCACACCTAGCTCCTAGGCCTGAGCTGGCGGGACTATACACCAATGCGCTGAGTGGACTGCTCAGTGCGGGGACGATCCTTCTGCTCTTCTGGAGTATCACCCATCTGGTGCGCCGTGTGCTACTACCGGGTGCTTCGCCTTGTGCCAAGCAGTTGATCCCTGAGGGGGTGACGCCTGTGCCTACCTTAGCGCAGACGATCCTGATCATGGGCTCTGGTCTGGTGGGAGCGTTGCTCTATACCTTTACAGATACCTTCTGGTACAGTGCTGTAGAGAGTGAGGTGTATGCCTTTAGCTCCTTCCTGACGGCGCTGGTCTTCTGGCTGATGCTCAAGTGGAGCGACCGTGCAGACAATGACCGCTCCGACCGCTGGATAGTCCTGATCGCCTACGTGATGGGACTAAGCATCGGGGTGCACCTGCTCAACCTGCTCTGCATCCCGGCGATGGCACTCATATACTACTTCCGCAAGCATGATACGCTGACCTTCAAGGGGATTGTGACGACACTGATCGTCTCCTTCGTCTTGATTGCGGTCATCATGTTTGGCATCATGCAGGGTGTCGTCGCCTTCGGTGGTACGATAGATCGCTGGGTGGTCAATGGGCTGAAGATGCCGTACAACAGTGGCTTCTACCTCTATCTGGCGGTTCTCATGGTGGTGCTGGTCGGTTCGCTCACGCTTTATCAGCGAGGCGAGCGTGGTCGTAGTCTGATCATTAGCTCGTTTATCCTCTCGTGGTGCTTGATCGGCATCCCATACTTCGGAGGAGCCGTCTGGCTAGGCGTGATCGTGACGATAGCTCTGGCGATATACCTATTTCAAAACAGAAAGGTCTCCCTCCAGATGCTGCACACGGCACAGATGTGTATGCTGGTCATCATGATCGGCTTTAGCTCTTATGGGGTGATCCTGGTGCGTTCGCTGGCTGGCACGCCGATGAATCAGAATGAGCCGAACACGGCACTTGCCATCAAGAGCTACATCAACCGCGAGCAGTACGGCGCTATCCCGCATCTGTACAGTGCTACCTACGTGGCGCGTCCTATAGCTATGGAGGAGGGCAGCCCAGTTTATGCGCCTAAGGTGAAGAGTAATCCCAACGAACCGGACGAGTATGTCAAGATCTACAGTCAGCCGAAGGTCAAGTATGCCGAGGATAGCAAGATGCTCTTCCCCCGTATGTACTCTCCGCAGCCGGAGCATATAAGCGGGTACAACAGTTGGGTAGATCGCAATCCAGACGATATGTCTAAGCCCTCGATGGCGGACAACCTGAAGTACCTCCTGCGCTATCAGGTTAACTACATGTACTGGCGTTACTTCGGCTGGAACTTCATAGGTCGTCAGAACGACCTGCAGGGCGATGGCGGTATGCTCAAGGGAGGCGTCCTAACGGGCTACTCGTTTATTGATCAGATCGCACTGGGTAAGACCAAAGATCTGCCAGATCAACTTCGCAACAACAAGGGGCGCAACGCTTACTACCTCTTGCCACTGCTCCTCGGCTTCCTCGGCATTGCCTTTCAAGTGACGAGGCGCAAGAAGGGGATGCAAGCTTTTTGGATTACGCTGGCACTCTTCTTCATGACGGGCTTGGCGATCATCCTCTACATCAACCAGACGCCAGGGCAACCGCGTGAGCGAGACTACGCCTATGCGGGCTCTTTCTACGCCTTTGCAATATGGATCGGCTTCGGTGTGGCAGGCCTTTACGAGCTGCTGAGCCGTGCTAAGCTCAAGCCTGTACTGACCGCCTCGATCGTCTCGGTACTAGGGCTGATCGTGCCGATACAGATGGCTTCGGAAAACTGGGACGACCACGACCGCTCGGGGCGTGTCCTAGCGAGCGACTTTGGCTACAACTACTTGATCAGTTGCGATCCCAATGCGGTGCTGCTCTGCTTCGGTGACAACGATACTTTCCCCCTGTGGTATGCCCAGGAGGTGGAGGGCGTGCGCACTGATGTCAAGGTGAGCAATCTGAGCTACCTGCAGTCGGAGTGGTACGGCAAGCACATGCTACGTCACAGCTACGAGGCGCAGCCGATACCGAATAAGTATATGACTCCGGCCTTCTTCGTAACGAACTCTTATGCGCTGATACGCCCGACGAGTGCGGTGCCGATGCCTTTTGATCAAGCTATGAAGGAGGCGACCAAGATAGTGCCTCAGGGACAGGCGCAGATGCCTACAGACAAGGTGCTGCTCCCCGTTGACTCGGCAGCTGTTGCTAAGCAGTTCCCGCAGCTTCAGGGCTTGCCTATGCCCGAGAGTATGGTGCTTTCGCTAGAGGGAAAGTCGGCTGTAACCAGAGATCAGCTCTTTGTCCTAGACATGCTGGGCGCAGCTGAGTGGCAGAGACCGATTATGTGGGTAAGCTCGGCTCCTCAGAATATCTTTGCCAACCAGAGACAGTATATGTCTTATGTGGGTATGGCGCAGCGCTTTAACCCGACGACCGTAGCGGGTACGCCCTACGAGGTAGATGTGGAGCGTCTGTATGACTTGGTGATGCACCAGTATCGCTACTTCAATGCCAACGACCCCGACATCTACTTTGATGAAAATATCCGACGCAACATCTCTTACTACTATCGCTCTCGTGTCTTTGCGACGCTAGGGCAAGCGCTCCTGCGTCAAGGCGATACCAAGCGAGCTCAAGAGGTGCTGACAAAGTGTGCCGAGGTGATCTCGCCCAAGGCGGTACCCTACGATATGACGGACGTAGCTCTAGCTGATGCATACTACCGTGCGGATATGCCGAAGCAGGGTGACGAGATCCTACGTGCGCTCTACCGAGACACGGCACAGCTTCTCTACTGGGTTAGCCAGCAGAGACCACGTCATCAGTTAGCACTCATCAATGACTCGATGGTACGCTACTCGCTCGTCACGCTGATGGACTTACTCCGTATAGATATGCTTTGGGGTCGCAACCTCTCGGCTGAGTATGAGCCGATGCTAAAGCAAGCACTACCCACCTTTGGCGGCTCTCTAGAGGCACTCAAGGAGGTGACTGCTCAGCAGCTTGATCAGAGACTCTCTGACATAGTAAATCAGTAA
- the gpmA gene encoding 2,3-diphosphoglycerate-dependent phosphoglycerate mutase yields MKRLVLVRHGQSAWNKSNQFTGWTDVDLTEQGVEEAHEAGRQLHKAGFRFGKAYTSYLKRAIKTLNIILDEMDLDWIPVEKSWRLNEKHYGMLQGLDKSETAAKYGEEQVHIWRRSYDVPPAPLDPTDERAPQHDPRYAAVNPDELPLTESLKETVERILPYWESNIRPDLERYGEILVTAHGNSLRGIVKHLKGISDEEIPALNLPTGIPYVFEFDDNMQLQRDYFLGDPEQIAKLQAAVANQGKSK; encoded by the coding sequence ATGAAAAGACTTGTATTAGTACGCCACGGACAGAGTGCGTGGAATAAGAGTAACCAATTCACCGGCTGGACAGACGTTGACCTCACCGAGCAAGGTGTCGAGGAGGCACACGAGGCTGGCCGACAGCTACACAAGGCAGGCTTTCGCTTTGGCAAGGCTTACACGTCATATCTCAAGCGTGCCATCAAGACGCTAAACATTATCCTCGATGAGATGGACCTCGACTGGATCCCCGTGGAGAAGTCGTGGCGCCTCAACGAGAAGCACTACGGCATGCTACAAGGACTGGACAAGTCCGAGACAGCGGCTAAGTATGGCGAGGAACAGGTGCACATCTGGCGACGTAGCTACGACGTGCCGCCCGCACCGCTAGACCCGACCGATGAGCGTGCCCCTCAGCACGATCCACGCTATGCTGCGGTCAATCCGGACGAGCTCCCACTCACGGAGTCGCTCAAGGAGACGGTCGAGCGCATCCTTCCTTACTGGGAGAGCAACATTCGTCCCGACCTGGAGCGGTATGGCGAGATCCTCGTCACGGCTCACGGCAATAGCTTGAGAGGCATCGTCAAGCATCTCAAGGGTATCTCAGACGAAGAGATCCCTGCGCTCAACCTGCCGACGGGCATCCCGTACGTCTTCGAGTTTGACGACAATATGCAGTTGCAGCGTGACTACTTCCTCGGTGATCCCGAGCAGATAGCTAAGCTTCAGGCAGCCGTTGCCAACCAGGGCAAGAGCAAGTAG
- a CDS encoding LysE family translocator produces the protein MLITEYILQLVGGIIIGLCISAPMGPAGILCLRRALEQGRRAGVITGIGATLGDLVYAIFTYLFTGIMLDYVDHNKMALRIVASLLFLAFAIYLYFSKPRLEMSQRVVGQINQRNLSHLGSGFLLTIPNLLIVPVYVVLFSQFNFVYPLGEPPYGMFALGLISIALGALSWWLFITYIATRLRDFVSLRNLRLFNRIFALVFAVIAVVSLLYTFVAL, from the coding sequence ATGTTGATTACAGAGTACATATTACAGTTAGTCGGAGGTATTATCATAGGTCTCTGCATCTCAGCCCCGATGGGTCCTGCTGGGATCCTTTGCTTGCGGCGTGCTCTCGAGCAGGGACGACGTGCAGGGGTCATCACAGGTATAGGAGCCACACTGGGCGACCTAGTCTATGCGATTTTCACCTATTTATTTACGGGGATCATGCTAGACTATGTAGACCACAATAAGATGGCTCTGCGTATCGTGGCGAGTCTTCTCTTCTTGGCCTTTGCTATATACCTATACTTCAGCAAACCTCGCCTTGAGATGTCGCAGCGTGTCGTAGGGCAGATCAATCAGCGCAACCTCTCCCACCTAGGTAGTGGCTTCTTGCTGACCATCCCCAATCTGCTCATCGTCCCCGTCTATGTAGTCCTCTTCAGTCAGTTTAACTTTGTCTATCCACTCGGTGAGCCCCCCTACGGGATGTTTGCTCTCGGCCTGATCTCCATCGCTCTGGGAGCTTTGAGTTGGTGGCTCTTTATTACTTACATAGCTACCCGTCTTAGAGACTTTGTGAGCTTGCGCAATCTGCGTCTCTTCAATCGCATCTTTGCGCTCGTCTTTGCCGTGATTGCGGTTGTCTCGCTACTCTACACGTTTGTGGCTTTGTAA
- a CDS encoding outer membrane beta-barrel protein produces the protein MILGRKSGLLAILVVVSLMLTQSLSGQTLKEDSNGQTVKGQPQQSQNEQPQQSQSAQPQTQHPQQGETYRGQLRDRVTEEPISMATVILLSADSTVVSTTLSSDGGTFELSGVGAHWLQVNHLAYQTLRVSLDAPLPDVLYMDQAIGELGEVVVKAERPLMKLVDGTTPSYDIDQLFAHSSVTTAYEMLGQLPGMSMQGDVPTLVGTNGYTLVFNGQPSNIPQDMLLERLKSIPREMVASVEISYTPIARYRAKGASINVVFKGQAAGTPLSGTSGQLFAEYSNKYYSNYAAGASVNYAAPNGFSVTANYRGSLGKIRSDLIYDIAPFGRYNEGLAIENTGYTNYNKHTLFAELGYKFGRHALSVDYYGSLTPPEGTTRYQVNQKERTPLESLNKGNANTHHVAINYRLGGNLLAGLFYTHYRNHREVLYGMEQSASSPYATSYTSDQLSQVWGGHIDNSHSWESGWGLSYGSKVSYSKTINGQTYLWRNGQQVPNDAVSRTSKELQADLYIGGKKQFNNGLSLGLTLIGDYANYIGADETFQIIPQASLSYARNPNHVLQVNIQSVKRDPSYWEREPFSRADDRYQLWEGNPQLRPYVTYSGQVNYIFKQRYVFFLSGFYQPHRFEQQMYLDPDRSRLVYKTWNWHYANNVSIGAVVPLPQTQWWSARLTLNGQLNSVKLDIPYEPTYQCTKPQYYVALSNEFRLSQKHNITIGLDGSYLHGTIQGYYSLGDRYNLACRAKWTSQDKKWSLTLRGDDLLNAGVPRVRVNYGIHQVDFRPSRYNTRFSVHLSYTFGSFDKVETKEPTQLSTDRFGI, from the coding sequence ATGATCTTAGGAAGAAAGAGCGGACTTCTTGCGATATTGGTTGTGGTTAGCTTGATGCTCACCCAAAGCCTCAGCGGACAAACGCTTAAAGAAGATTCCAACGGACAGACAGTCAAAGGGCAACCCCAGCAATCTCAGAATGAACAACCCCAGCAGTCTCAGAGCGCACAGCCGCAGACGCAACACCCGCAGCAGGGTGAGACTTATCGTGGGCAACTCAGAGATAGGGTGACCGAGGAGCCTATCTCTATGGCGACTGTCATATTGCTTTCGGCAGATTCGACGGTGGTCTCCACGACGCTTTCGAGCGACGGGGGGACCTTTGAGCTTTCAGGGGTGGGGGCGCATTGGCTCCAGGTGAACCATCTAGCGTATCAGACCCTCCGCGTGAGCCTGGATGCTCCGCTGCCTGACGTGCTCTATATGGATCAGGCGATAGGTGAGCTGGGCGAGGTGGTGGTCAAGGCCGAGCGTCCGCTCATGAAGCTCGTTGATGGCACCACCCCGAGCTACGATATTGATCAGCTCTTTGCGCATAGCTCTGTCACTACCGCTTATGAGATGCTGGGTCAGCTCCCTGGTATGTCCATGCAGGGCGATGTGCCGACACTCGTGGGGACCAATGGCTATACGCTGGTCTTCAATGGTCAGCCCTCGAATATCCCTCAGGATATGCTGTTGGAGCGCCTCAAGAGCATTCCCCGAGAGATGGTCGCTAGTGTGGAGATATCCTATACTCCCATTGCTCGCTATCGGGCTAAGGGGGCTTCGATCAATGTGGTCTTCAAGGGGCAGGCTGCGGGCACTCCTCTGAGTGGTACCTCTGGTCAGCTCTTTGCCGAGTATAGCAATAAGTACTACAGCAACTACGCTGCGGGTGCTAGTGTCAACTACGCTGCTCCCAATGGCTTCTCCGTCACTGCCAATTATAGGGGTAGTCTAGGTAAAATTCGAAGCGACTTGATCTACGACATAGCTCCCTTTGGTCGCTATAATGAGGGGCTTGCGATAGAAAATACGGGCTACACGAACTATAACAAGCATACGCTCTTTGCCGAGCTTGGGTATAAGTTCGGGCGGCATGCGCTATCCGTTGACTACTACGGGAGCTTGACCCCTCCCGAGGGTACGACCCGCTACCAAGTCAACCAAAAGGAGCGCACACCTCTGGAGTCACTCAATAAAGGCAATGCCAATACGCATCACGTCGCCATAAACTATAGACTGGGTGGCAACTTGCTGGCGGGTCTCTTCTACACGCACTATCGGAATCACAGAGAGGTGCTCTATGGTATGGAGCAGTCGGCCAGCTCACCTTATGCTACGAGCTATACGAGTGATCAGCTCTCGCAGGTTTGGGGCGGGCATATCGACAATAGTCATAGTTGGGAGAGCGGCTGGGGTCTGTCGTACGGCTCCAAGGTCTCCTACTCCAAGACGATCAATGGACAAACTTACCTCTGGCGAAATGGTCAGCAAGTGCCAAACGACGCAGTGTCAAGAACCAGTAAAGAGCTACAGGCAGACCTCTATATAGGCGGTAAAAAGCAGTTTAATAATGGGTTAAGCCTCGGGCTAACCTTGATCGGTGACTATGCAAACTATATAGGTGCGGATGAGACCTTTCAGATTATCCCGCAGGCGAGTCTCAGCTACGCACGCAATCCCAACCATGTTCTACAGGTGAATATACAATCTGTCAAGAGGGACCCGAGCTATTGGGAGCGTGAACCCTTCTCACGGGCGGATGATCGCTATCAGCTCTGGGAGGGTAATCCACAGCTTAGACCTTACGTGACTTACAGTGGGCAGGTGAACTACATCTTCAAGCAGCGGTATGTCTTCTTCCTGAGCGGTTTCTATCAGCCTCATCGCTTCGAGCAGCAGATGTATCTAGACCCTGATAGAAGTCGTCTGGTCTACAAAACATGGAACTGGCACTACGCCAATAATGTCAGTATCGGAGCTGTCGTGCCACTGCCTCAGACCCAGTGGTGGAGCGCGCGCCTGACCCTCAATGGTCAGCTCAACTCGGTCAAGCTAGACATTCCCTACGAGCCGACCTATCAGTGCACCAAGCCTCAGTACTATGTCGCCCTCTCTAATGAGTTTAGGCTCAGCCAAAAGCACAATATCACCATCGGGCTAGACGGAAGCTATCTGCACGGAACCATACAGGGTTACTATAGTCTAGGCGATAGATACAACCTCGCTTGTCGTGCTAAGTGGACCAGCCAGGATAAGAAGTGGAGCCTCACCTTGCGAGGAGACGACCTCCTCAATGCGGGTGTGCCACGGGTGCGGGTCAACTACGGCATCCATCAGGTGGACTTCCGGCCTTCGCGCTACAACACCCGCTTCTCAGTCCATCTGAGCTACACGTTCGGTAGCTTTGACAAGGTAGAGACGAAGGAGCCTACACAGCTCTCGACCGACCGCTTCGGTATCTGA
- a CDS encoding ISAs1 family transposase, producing MSIFNHLLMVEDPRINRCKKFPLGYILTTVFTATISGCSSWYEIEDYAEEYKDDLEALYERISGESSSWGVPSHDTLNRAISLLDPKQIEQVYKAFLEESFEITTGKHICLDGKTMRGVKKLDFDADSHCVTAFDPNQQASLAQVYISTKSNEINAIKEILKALDLRDTVITIDAIGTQTEIAKAVVEKEGDYILQVKDNQKLTKEEVQSFFCPLYDAHIVHQEQKDFGHGRIETRTMSSIVDPLSLDPDSTLDKWDGLKSIHMMTRVRTDKKTDKSTSETTFYISSLTDGTEVFKLIREHWAVENKLHYMLDMLFREDYSTKRTRNAAQNMNIINKINLTIIQRLKDKLKATSTLRLRKKLARMTPEEIFEMEL from the coding sequence ATGAGTATATTCAATCACCTTCTAATGGTCGAAGATCCACGCATAAATCGATGCAAAAAGTTCCCCTTAGGGTACATCCTCACAACTGTATTCACGGCTACTATCTCTGGCTGCTCCTCTTGGTATGAAATAGAAGACTACGCAGAAGAGTACAAAGATGATCTAGAGGCTCTATATGAGCGTATATCAGGAGAGTCGAGCTCTTGGGGAGTCCCCTCTCACGACACGCTCAATCGCGCCATCAGTCTTCTTGATCCCAAGCAGATAGAGCAAGTCTACAAAGCCTTTCTAGAGGAAAGCTTTGAGATAACAACTGGCAAGCACATCTGTCTAGATGGTAAGACGATGAGAGGCGTTAAGAAGCTAGACTTTGATGCCGACAGCCATTGCGTTACAGCCTTTGACCCCAACCAGCAAGCCTCATTGGCTCAGGTATATATCTCCACTAAGTCGAACGAAATCAATGCCATCAAAGAGATCCTCAAGGCTCTAGATCTACGAGACACCGTCATCACCATTGACGCTATCGGCACTCAGACCGAGATCGCAAAGGCAGTGGTTGAAAAAGAGGGCGACTACATACTCCAAGTTAAAGATAATCAGAAGCTAACGAAGGAAGAGGTGCAAAGTTTCTTTTGTCCCCTCTACGATGCTCACATAGTGCATCAAGAACAGAAAGACTTTGGTCATGGGCGAATAGAAACACGTACGATGAGTAGCATCGTAGACCCTTTATCTCTAGACCCAGACTCGACTTTAGACAAATGGGACGGGCTCAAAAGTATCCATATGATGACAAGAGTACGGACGGACAAGAAGACAGATAAGTCCACCAGCGAGACCACCTTCTATATCTCTAGCCTGACAGACGGGACAGAAGTTTTCAAGTTGATCCGTGAGCATTGGGCTGTGGAAAACAAGCTTCACTATATGCTGGATATGCTTTTCAGAGAGGACTACTCTACCAAGAGAACCCGCAATGCCGCTCAGAACATGAACATTATAAATAAGATAAACCTGACTATCATTCAACGGCTTAAAGACAAGCTCAAAGCCACATCAACGCTGCGCCTGAGGAAAAAGCTCGCACGTATGACTCCAGAGGAAATCTTCGAAATGGAATTATAA